A single Notoacmeibacter ruber DNA region contains:
- a CDS encoding bifunctional [glutamine synthetase] adenylyltransferase/[glutamine synthetase]-adenylyl-L-tyrosine phosphorylase yields the protein MENEETSAVVEDRTSGSGRLELKSFPPPLDRERAEEWLEDLRKSALKAEVNAVSSMIEESGALRDFLLGVLDLSPFLRSALLRNPDLLRRLSDCGLNGVVEEEIAAIMALTEGEGLNEKEFAAGLRRHKLNAHIAIALADIGAGGAAEVSVEYLTQLAEAVLQATARFLCHDLARQGILNPADETRPEADSGLIVIGMGKLGGRELNFSSDIDLIVFFDPDASGAVSRDGLPEAMVKQVRRMVRLLSDRTADGYVFRTDLRLRPDPGATPLAMPVSAGLQYYESRGQNWERAAMIKARAVAGDIEAGQAFLAELRPFVWRRYLDFAAIADIRAIKRQIAAHKGGTDIVVAGHNVKLGRGGIREVEFFVQTQQLIAGGRVEDLRGRSTTSMLNALAAHGWIAQDASDEITRDYWFLRDVEHAIQMVADEQNHSLPRDEEGLTRVVSLMGFLDQKAFSEKFLATLQRVDEHFAALFAEEGEEEGDLADHLVFTGDQDDPGTLERLSALGFQRPADISRLVRAWHTGRYRALRSTSARQMLTVIQSDLFRAFAASGRPDETVTKMDEMLAALPAGVPLFSLLAGNPHILSLLTTILATAPRMAATISKRPHVFDALVDRDRLSLVPDKEALAGRLDPFLAQSRDHEDRLDRLRIFAVEQRFMISARLLTGAINAAEAGECFTTLADLLQTRALQAVRSVFAAKHGEVPGGRVAILGMGRLGSREMTAGSDLDIIFLYDHAEGASQSDGERPLDAPTWFTRLSQRLVAAVSAPTAEGVLYEMDLRLRPSGNQGPLATSHKAFRAYQKNGAAIWEKMALSRGRVVCGDEALGRDIEATILESLDLVAERSDIAEEAGRMRLRIAEAKPPKGPFDVKLATGGLIDLEFVAQIAKLTKSLESYHFSTLGTRPILADLSAAYVSRAESDALVDAYDLMTMLLQILRICLDSEVDPGKAPQGFVELLCRRMDTPDLGILLSQVQEAQTTVGTIFDRLTGIHREKATGGPVSDS from the coding sequence ATGGAGAATGAGGAGACATCAGCCGTCGTGGAGGATCGGACGTCAGGGTCGGGTCGCCTGGAGCTGAAATCCTTTCCGCCGCCGCTCGATCGGGAGCGCGCGGAAGAATGGCTCGAGGATCTCCGAAAATCGGCTCTCAAGGCAGAAGTCAACGCCGTTTCGTCAATGATCGAAGAGTCGGGAGCGCTTCGGGACTTTCTGCTCGGCGTTCTCGATCTTTCGCCCTTTCTGCGTTCGGCGCTTCTCCGCAATCCCGACCTGTTGCGCCGATTGAGCGATTGTGGCCTGAACGGCGTGGTCGAGGAAGAGATTGCGGCCATTATGGCGCTCACCGAGGGCGAGGGACTGAACGAAAAGGAGTTCGCCGCCGGGCTTCGTCGCCATAAGCTCAACGCCCACATCGCCATTGCGCTGGCGGATATCGGAGCGGGGGGTGCGGCAGAGGTCTCCGTTGAATATCTGACCCAACTGGCTGAAGCCGTTCTTCAGGCGACCGCGCGCTTTCTCTGTCACGATCTGGCCCGACAGGGCATATTGAACCCTGCCGATGAGACGAGGCCCGAAGCCGACAGCGGACTGATCGTCATCGGTATGGGAAAGCTCGGCGGTCGCGAACTCAACTTCTCGTCCGATATCGATCTGATCGTCTTCTTCGATCCAGACGCGTCAGGGGCCGTGAGCCGCGACGGACTGCCGGAAGCGATGGTCAAGCAGGTGCGCCGGATGGTGCGTCTTCTGTCGGATCGCACGGCGGATGGATATGTCTTCCGCACCGATCTGCGCCTGCGGCCCGATCCCGGCGCCACGCCGCTCGCCATGCCCGTCAGCGCAGGGCTGCAATATTACGAATCCCGTGGACAGAACTGGGAACGCGCTGCGATGATCAAGGCGCGAGCCGTGGCCGGAGATATCGAGGCCGGGCAGGCGTTCCTCGCCGAATTGCGTCCCTTTGTCTGGCGTCGCTATCTCGATTTCGCGGCCATCGCCGATATCCGCGCGATCAAGCGCCAGATTGCGGCTCACAAGGGCGGCACCGACATTGTCGTCGCTGGGCATAACGTCAAACTCGGCCGCGGCGGCATTCGCGAGGTTGAGTTTTTCGTTCAGACACAGCAACTCATTGCGGGCGGCCGCGTGGAAGACCTTCGCGGCCGTTCTACCACCTCAATGCTGAACGCGCTTGCCGCTCACGGCTGGATCGCCCAGGATGCAAGCGATGAGATCACGCGCGACTACTGGTTTTTGCGCGATGTCGAGCACGCCATACAGATGGTGGCCGACGAGCAGAATCACAGCCTTCCGCGCGACGAAGAGGGGCTTACGAGGGTCGTCAGCCTTATGGGCTTTCTGGATCAGAAGGCCTTTTCGGAAAAGTTTCTGGCAACGCTCCAGCGCGTAGACGAACACTTCGCCGCGCTTTTCGCGGAGGAAGGCGAAGAAGAAGGAGATCTCGCCGATCACCTCGTCTTCACAGGCGATCAGGATGATCCCGGCACGCTGGAGCGGCTGAGCGCCCTCGGTTTCCAACGCCCTGCCGACATATCGCGTCTGGTGCGCGCCTGGCATACCGGCCGATACCGTGCACTGCGTTCGACCTCTGCACGGCAGATGCTGACCGTCATCCAATCCGATCTGTTTCGGGCGTTCGCCGCCAGCGGCCGTCCTGACGAGACGGTGACGAAAATGGATGAGATGCTAGCCGCTCTGCCAGCCGGCGTTCCGCTCTTTTCGCTTCTGGCGGGCAACCCCCATATTCTCTCTCTTCTGACAACCATTCTGGCGACCGCGCCGCGAATGGCGGCCACGATCTCCAAACGCCCTCATGTGTTTGACGCGCTGGTCGATCGGGACCGGCTTTCGCTCGTGCCGGACAAGGAGGCGCTCGCCGGACGTCTCGATCCGTTTCTTGCGCAATCACGCGATCATGAGGACAGGCTCGATCGCCTGCGGATTTTCGCGGTCGAACAGCGTTTCATGATCTCGGCCCGTTTGCTGACCGGGGCGATCAATGCGGCGGAAGCAGGCGAGTGCTTCACCACGCTGGCCGATCTTCTGCAAACTCGCGCTTTGCAGGCGGTTCGTTCGGTATTTGCCGCCAAACATGGGGAGGTGCCGGGCGGCCGTGTCGCCATCCTCGGAATGGGCCGGCTCGGCAGCCGCGAAATGACGGCGGGATCCGATCTCGACATCATCTTTCTCTACGATCACGCGGAGGGGGCGAGCCAGTCGGACGGCGAACGACCGCTGGACGCGCCGACATGGTTCACGCGCCTTTCGCAGCGGCTGGTCGCCGCGGTCTCGGCCCCGACTGCGGAAGGGGTGCTTTATGAGATGGATCTGCGGCTACGGCCCTCTGGAAATCAGGGCCCGTTGGCAACCTCTCACAAGGCATTCCGCGCCTACCAGAAAAACGGTGCCGCGATCTGGGAAAAGATGGCGCTTTCGCGCGGGCGGGTCGTTTGCGGAGACGAGGCGCTGGGTCGCGACATCGAGGCGACGATCCTGGAAAGTCTCGATCTCGTTGCTGAACGCTCGGACATAGCGGAAGAGGCTGGCCGAATGCGCCTGCGGATTGCCGAGGCCAAGCCGCCAAAAGGACCTTTCGACGTCAAGCTGGCAACCGGCGGCCTGATCGATCTGGAGTTCGTCGCTCAGATTGCCAAACTTACCAAATCGCTGGAATCTTATCATTTCTCCACATTGGGCACGCGCCCTATTCTTGCCGACCTCTCGGCCGCCTATGTCAGTCGTGCAGAAAGCGACGCGCTCGTCGATGCCTATGATCTGATGACGATGCTCCTTCAGATTCTCCGGATTTGTCTCGATAGCGAGGTCGATCCGGGCAAGGCGCCGCAAGGATTCGTCGAACTGCTCTGCAGGCGGATGGATACGCCCGATCTCGGGATACTCCTTTCGCAAGTGCAGGAGGCCCAGACGACGGTTGGAACGATCTTCGATCGGTTGACGGGCATTCACCGCGAGAAAGCGACGGGAGGGCCCGTTTCGGACTCGTAA
- a CDS encoding EF-hand domain-containing protein, with the protein MSKKLKLAAGFIGLATIASTIAPAMADSGYHGRHHGMRDGAPRAGMEQRFKDADADSDGTISFEEFAAAMEGPLANADADGNGSITVEEAVAAIKKRQEERLERRAERLISRFDTDKDGSLSVEEAAASRERVFARLDRDNDGRLEASEMRRGHHRGPGGKFHRRGGNDQMKSAPRDGDAPRGNEPAPDAQQPVDPSTTEGQAQ; encoded by the coding sequence ATGTCGAAGAAACTGAAACTTGCGGCCGGCTTTATCGGCCTTGCTACCATCGCCTCCACGATTGCCCCGGCGATGGCAGATTCTGGGTACCATGGCAGACATCACGGCATGCGAGACGGAGCGCCCCGCGCCGGAATGGAGCAGCGTTTCAAGGACGCTGATGCGGATTCGGACGGCACAATCTCTTTCGAGGAATTTGCCGCTGCAATGGAAGGCCCGCTCGCCAATGCCGATGCTGACGGAAATGGTTCGATTACCGTTGAAGAGGCTGTCGCAGCGATCAAGAAGCGTCAGGAAGAACGGCTTGAGAGACGTGCCGAACGCCTCATCAGCCGCTTCGACACGGACAAGGACGGATCACTTTCCGTCGAAGAGGCCGCAGCCAGTCGCGAACGGGTCTTTGCCCGTCTCGACCGCGACAATGACGGCCGTCTCGAAGCGTCCGAAATGCGCCGTGGCCATCACCGTGGTCCCGGCGGGAAATTTCACCGCCGTGGTGGCAACGATCAGATGAAGAGCGCGCCAAGGGACGGCGATGCACCTAGGGGCAATGAGCCTGCGCCGGATGCGCAGCAGCCCGTCGACCCTTCTACGACAGAGGGGCAGGCGCAGTAA
- a CDS encoding PAS domain-containing sensor histidine kinase, whose protein sequence is MAMTDALRATGLWGFTPRSGTKKNNPGIPRDARLIAAPADYDRLVQMEKFFRRIIPILCVIFLAIVAAIRGYNLFDQHRSLEDSAGTTLRLSADLTALSLRNDGPGAPNQLGREVDAADAIAELLSQRGGRLIQLDGDARILASQPPLPGAFNGRPLEDLISGAQPLRLFGERAGVQEVSYRGQDALATMAFIGETSADGAILAVIEREILLSGFKRTASTNATLFVVTAGLLLFILYAYFGQTARAKEADRLYVETNQRVDLALKRGRCGLWDWDVARGLMYWSRSMFELLGYESADRMLSFGDVQSIIHPADIDLFALAQRIVAGETRQIDEIFRMRHANGYWVRMRARAQALPGCDDGGVHLIGIAVDSTEQHELEELHAETDRYLRTAIETITESFVLWDAQDRLVLNNTRYRDHTGLPAELLKEGTPRADIEAAMTSVASQTRKAGTGGAINYERELADGRWVQVNEIRTADGGTVSVGTDITQLKTQQERLVRSEHRLMATIAELSQARRAEEERSRELTELNTRYGAEKERAERANQAKSEFLANMSHELRTPLNAIIGFSEIMTTRMFGPLGSPRYVEYAEDIHSSGTHLLNVINDILDMSKIEAGRFELETEKVNLSTVIEETVQMIVVQADEKDIDIDLRIADDITIEVDRRAVKQIVLNLLSNAVKFTDKGGHIVLKAHQVGKEVLLTIIDDGCGIEREAMRRLGRPFEQVQNQFSKSHVGSGLGLAISRSLAEMHGGSLRMVSRPGAGTAVGVRIPEQTKVLH, encoded by the coding sequence ATGGCGATGACAGACGCGCTTCGCGCGACTGGCTTGTGGGGATTCACGCCCAGAAGCGGGACAAAAAAGAATAATCCCGGCATCCCTCGCGATGCGCGCCTCATCGCGGCACCGGCCGATTACGACCGGCTGGTCCAGATGGAAAAATTCTTCCGTCGAATCATTCCGATACTTTGCGTCATCTTCCTCGCGATTGTCGCGGCGATTCGTGGCTACAATCTGTTCGACCAACATCGCAGTCTCGAAGACAGCGCCGGAACCACATTGCGGCTGTCCGCAGACCTTACGGCTCTGAGCCTCAGGAACGACGGACCGGGCGCACCGAACCAGCTCGGGCGGGAGGTCGATGCGGCCGACGCGATTGCCGAACTGCTCTCGCAGAGAGGCGGGCGGCTCATCCAACTCGATGGCGATGCCCGCATTCTGGCCAGCCAGCCGCCCCTGCCAGGCGCCTTTAACGGACGGCCTCTGGAAGACCTGATCAGCGGTGCGCAGCCCCTTAGACTCTTCGGCGAGCGGGCCGGCGTTCAGGAGGTCTCCTATCGGGGACAGGACGCCCTCGCCACCATGGCGTTTATTGGCGAAACGTCTGCCGACGGCGCGATCCTGGCCGTGATCGAGCGCGAGATTCTTCTCTCCGGCTTCAAGCGTACGGCCTCCACCAATGCGACGCTTTTCGTCGTGACGGCCGGCCTGCTGCTTTTCATTCTCTATGCCTATTTCGGTCAGACCGCCCGGGCCAAGGAAGCCGACAGGCTTTATGTCGAAACCAATCAGCGGGTCGATCTGGCGCTCAAGCGCGGTCGTTGCGGCCTTTGGGACTGGGACGTGGCGAGGGGCCTAATGTATTGGTCACGTTCGATGTTCGAACTGCTGGGCTATGAAAGTGCCGACCGGATGCTCTCCTTCGGGGATGTCCAGTCCATCATTCACCCGGCGGATATCGACCTGTTCGCACTGGCGCAGCGGATCGTCGCCGGCGAAACCCGGCAGATCGACGAGATCTTCCGGATGCGGCATGCCAATGGGTATTGGGTACGGATGCGCGCACGCGCACAGGCCCTGCCCGGCTGCGACGATGGTGGCGTCCACCTGATCGGGATCGCGGTCGACAGCACCGAGCAGCACGAACTCGAAGAGCTTCACGCCGAAACCGACCGCTATCTCCGCACCGCGATCGAGACGATCACGGAAAGCTTTGTTCTCTGGGATGCGCAGGACCGGCTGGTCCTCAACAATACGCGCTATCGCGATCATACCGGCCTTCCGGCCGAATTGCTCAAGGAAGGAACGCCCCGCGCCGATATTGAAGCGGCCATGACGTCGGTCGCATCGCAAACCCGGAAGGCCGGTACGGGCGGCGCCATCAACTATGAGCGCGAACTGGCCGACGGTCGCTGGGTTCAGGTCAACGAGATACGCACCGCCGACGGCGGCACCGTGTCGGTCGGCACGGACATCACCCAGCTTAAGACACAGCAGGAGCGCCTCGTCCGCTCGGAACACAGGCTGATGGCGACGATCGCAGAGCTTTCGCAGGCCCGCCGCGCCGAAGAAGAGCGCTCACGCGAACTGACCGAACTGAACACGCGTTACGGCGCCGAAAAGGAACGCGCGGAGCGCGCCAACCAGGCAAAGAGCGAATTTCTCGCCAATATGAGCCATGAACTCCGCACGCCGCTCAATGCCATCATCGGCTTTTCCGAGATCATGACGACGCGCATGTTCGGCCCGCTTGGCTCGCCGCGTTACGTCGAATATGCAGAGGATATCCATAGCTCCGGCACCCACCTGCTCAACGTGATCAACGATATTCTCGATATGAGCAAGATCGAGGCGGGACGGTTCGAACTGGAGACGGAAAAGGTCAATCTCAGCACGGTCATCGAGGAGACCGTTCAGATGATCGTCGTCCAGGCCGATGAAAAGGATATCGATATCGATCTGCGGATCGCCGACGACATTACGATCGAGGTCGACAGGCGGGCCGTCAAACAGATCGTTCTCAACCTGTTGAGCAATGCGGTGAAGTTTACCGACAAGGGGGGCCATATCGTTCTGAAGGCCCACCAGGTGGGCAAGGAAGTGCTACTGACGATCATCGATGACGGTTGCGGCATCGAGCGCGAGGCCATGCGCCGCCTCGGACGGCCCTTCGAACAGGTGCAGAACCAGTTCAGCAAGAGCCATGTCGGTTCGGGGCTCGGTCTCGCCATTTCCCGATCTCTGGCCGAGATGCATGGCGGTTCGCTGCGAATGGTGTCTCGCCCGGGCGCCGGCACCGCTGTCGGCGTGCGCATTCCAGAGCAGACGAAAGTTCTGCACTGA
- the pepN gene encoding aminopeptidase N, producing MRSEVGTTVKLSNYAPAAYLVPAIDLTFRLDPKRTIVRAVMQVRPNLGTPPGTELVFDGDGVEMLDLKLNGEPIEAKTSPDELRIENVPHEAFTLEIETAIDPEANLALSGLYRSNGVYCTQCEAEGFRRITYFPDRPDVLSVYSVRIEALADQAPVLLSNGNPGESGALEAGWHFAEWHDPWPKPSYLFALVGGDIVGSFDTFTTMSGRTVDLGVYVERGKEDRTGWAVDSLKRSMKWDEETFGREYDLDVFNIVAVSDFNMGAMENKGLNIFNDKYILADPQTATDVDYANIETIIAHEYFHNWTGNRITCRDWFQLCLKEGLTVYRDHEFSADMRSRPVTRIAEVRTLKVAQFPEDAGPLAHPVRPTSYREINNFYTATVYEKGSEVIRMLRIVIGEKAFQSGMALYFDRHDGDAATIEDFLTCFEEASGRSLSQFALWYHQAGTPQVTAQTAYDEQAQTLTLTLEQSTPPTPEQNEKEPVHIPISFALFGAGGEELAVPNQSEAVRDNVIHLTDREMTIEFQEMENRPVLSLLRGFSAPINLNFDQPIEDRIFLARHEGDLYTRWQALDRLATDAIISSYRDSGGEQLASGTDALLDLYGEMAADERLDTAWRALALSLPNETTLVREIERNANPDAIHKARETFFHAITSRHGEAFGILYESLVSNEPYSPDPQSAGRRALELALLDYCTMAENSGERAKKLFDEADNMTERAGTLEVLMLRRPASQETAAARATFEERYGSNPLIMDKLLGMVAKIPGSDAPERVRAAMTHPNYVETNPNRVRALIGSFAAGNPTGFHQPDGTGYRLLAEVIGRVATRNPQLAARMATHFRSWKGMDSTRREAAHQTLLELRKTSGLPLDVRDILDRTLS from the coding sequence ATGAGAAGCGAAGTCGGAACAACCGTTAAGCTCTCCAATTATGCGCCGGCGGCCTATCTGGTGCCTGCGATTGACCTCACTTTCAGGCTCGATCCGAAGCGCACCATCGTTCGGGCCGTCATGCAGGTGCGGCCCAATCTCGGAACGCCCCCCGGAACCGAACTGGTTTTCGATGGCGACGGAGTCGAGATGCTGGATCTCAAGCTCAATGGAGAACCGATCGAGGCCAAGACCTCCCCCGATGAACTGAGGATCGAGAACGTTCCCCACGAGGCCTTCACGCTGGAGATCGAGACGGCTATCGACCCGGAAGCCAATCTTGCCCTGTCAGGCCTTTATCGCTCCAACGGCGTCTATTGCACGCAGTGCGAGGCCGAGGGCTTTCGCCGGATCACCTATTTTCCCGACAGGCCCGACGTTCTCAGCGTCTACTCCGTACGGATCGAAGCGCTAGCGGATCAGGCCCCCGTTCTGCTCTCCAATGGCAATCCCGGCGAAAGCGGCGCTTTGGAGGCTGGCTGGCATTTCGCCGAATGGCACGACCCGTGGCCAAAGCCATCCTATCTCTTTGCGCTCGTCGGCGGCGACATTGTGGGAAGCTTCGACACCTTCACCACCATGTCGGGGCGGACGGTCGATCTCGGCGTCTATGTCGAGCGAGGCAAGGAAGACCGGACGGGATGGGCCGTCGATAGTCTCAAACGCTCGATGAAGTGGGACGAGGAGACGTTCGGCCGTGAATATGATCTCGACGTCTTCAACATTGTTGCCGTCTCGGACTTCAATATGGGCGCGATGGAGAACAAGGGCCTCAATATCTTCAATGACAAGTATATTCTGGCCGATCCGCAGACCGCGACCGACGTTGATTACGCCAATATCGAGACGATCATAGCGCATGAATACTTCCACAACTGGACCGGCAACAGGATTACCTGCCGCGACTGGTTCCAGCTCTGTCTAAAGGAAGGCCTCACCGTCTATCGCGATCACGAATTCTCAGCCGACATGCGCAGCCGGCCAGTCACGCGTATCGCAGAAGTCAGGACGCTGAAAGTGGCGCAGTTCCCCGAGGATGCCGGACCGCTCGCGCATCCCGTCAGGCCGACCTCCTATCGCGAAATCAACAACTTCTATACCGCGACCGTCTACGAAAAAGGATCTGAGGTGATCCGTATGCTGCGGATCGTCATCGGCGAAAAGGCATTCCAGAGCGGCATGGCTCTCTATTTCGACCGCCATGACGGCGATGCGGCGACAATCGAAGATTTTCTCACCTGTTTCGAGGAGGCCTCGGGCCGCTCACTGTCCCAGTTCGCGCTCTGGTATCATCAGGCTGGAACCCCGCAAGTCACGGCACAGACAGCATATGACGAGCAGGCACAGACGCTCACCCTCACGCTGGAACAATCGACACCTCCTACCCCCGAGCAGAACGAGAAAGAGCCGGTTCATATTCCGATCTCCTTTGCTCTATTCGGAGCCGGTGGCGAGGAACTGGCTGTGCCAAATCAGTCGGAGGCAGTACGGGACAATGTGATCCACCTGACCGATCGCGAAATGACGATTGAATTTCAGGAGATGGAAAACCGCCCTGTCCTATCGCTGCTTCGGGGCTTTTCCGCGCCGATCAACCTGAATTTCGACCAGCCTATCGAGGACCGGATCTTTCTGGCACGGCACGAGGGCGACCTTTACACGCGCTGGCAGGCGCTGGATCGGCTGGCAACGGATGCGATCATCTCATCCTACCGCGATAGTGGCGGAGAGCAGCTAGCGAGTGGCACCGACGCCCTGCTGGATCTCTACGGCGAGATGGCGGCGGACGAGAGGCTGGACACGGCGTGGCGGGCACTTGCTCTTTCTCTGCCAAACGAAACCACACTCGTTCGTGAAATCGAACGGAATGCGAACCCCGATGCGATCCACAAGGCGCGCGAGACTTTTTTCCACGCCATCACCAGCCGACATGGCGAGGCTTTCGGGATACTTTACGAGAGCCTCGTTTCCAACGAACCCTATTCTCCTGACCCGCAATCGGCTGGTCGGAGAGCGCTTGAGCTCGCCCTCCTCGACTATTGTACCATGGCGGAGAACAGCGGCGAACGAGCTAAGAAGTTGTTCGACGAAGCCGACAACATGACCGAGCGTGCCGGGACGCTGGAAGTTCTGATGCTGAGACGCCCGGCCAGCCAGGAAACGGCGGCCGCGCGCGCCACGTTCGAGGAGCGGTACGGCAGCAATCCACTCATCATGGACAAGCTACTCGGCATGGTCGCCAAAATCCCCGGTTCCGATGCTCCCGAACGCGTGCGCGCGGCCATGACGCATCCCAATTACGTGGAAACCAACCCGAACCGGGTACGTGCCCTGATCGGCAGCTTTGCGGCTGGCAATCCGACCGGCTTTCACCAGCCCGACGGCACTGGCTACCGGCTGCTCGCGGAAGTGATCGGGCGCGTAGCAACCCGCAATCCACAATTGGCGGCACGCATGGCGACGCATTTTCGCTCGTGGAAGGGCATGGATTCGACCAGGCGGGAAGCCGCGCATCAAACCTTGCTGGAACTGCGGAAGACTTCCGGATTACCTCTCGATGTGAGAGATATCCTCGACCGCACACTGTCATAA
- a CDS encoding xanthine dehydrogenase family protein molybdopterin-binding subunit, which yields MSVTTPKFGLGQSVKRVEDDPLVTGKGRFTDDEKRDGLLYGAVLRAPVASGGFSFGDLSEVRSAPGVKLVLTGEDTRHLQPLETGFKPKQPDGSKAEGRSIPILAEGEVGYMGDALAFIVAETRNQAIDALELIPVSFDGGDAVVDLRSAAKDEANIAYRQVIGDREKADEAFSGAHHVTTVEFWNNRLVANYMEVRSAVGEYRDNRYVLTTGTQGVHNCRSQVAASLGVEPGDVHVMTYDVGGGFGPKSWAYREYVLVCEAARRLGSPVKWTADRTDHFLTDAQGRDNLVSASMAMDEEGRFLGLRIDLLANMGAYTSRNAMLIPYLGASMATGIYDIATLDMNITGVYTNTAPVDAYRGAGRPEAAFLIEKLVDVCAREMGLAQDEIRRRNFISSFPYKTPAGRNYDVGEPAGHMDAAMDKADWSGFETRLQKSSQQGRLRGIGMATYIEACAFAGSEPADLRLQSDGRLLLRIGTQSNGQGHKTAYAQFIADLFSLPVERIAVEQGDSDALPSGGGTGGSRSIPLGGVSVRRAGEVLEKNLRQIASDELEADAADLEFFEDGIRVAGTDRILSLSDLASRAKDPSQLVVVEEVKQDEATYPNGTHICEVEIDPETGKTVIMNYVVTDDFGVAVNPLLLEGQVMGGIAQGIGQALLEESVYSPEGQLISASFMDYAMPRADNIPGIDFSMRNVPSTTNAMGIKGAGEAGSIGATPAVLNAVVDALHRAYDVTHIEMPATPLRVWETIQASRE from the coding sequence ATGAGCGTTACGACACCGAAATTCGGATTGGGGCAGTCGGTAAAGCGGGTCGAGGACGATCCGCTGGTGACTGGCAAGGGTCGCTTTACCGACGATGAAAAGCGCGATGGCCTGCTTTATGGTGCTGTTCTGCGCGCGCCCGTCGCAAGCGGAGGCTTTTCCTTCGGCGATCTTTCGGAGGTTCGTTCCGCGCCCGGCGTCAAACTTGTGCTGACGGGGGAAGATACGCGCCATCTTCAGCCGCTGGAGACTGGTTTCAAACCCAAACAGCCCGACGGGTCGAAAGCCGAAGGCCGTTCAATTCCGATCCTTGCGGAGGGCGAGGTTGGCTATATGGGCGACGCGCTTGCCTTCATCGTCGCCGAAACCCGCAATCAGGCGATCGACGCGCTGGAACTCATTCCCGTCAGTTTCGATGGGGGGGACGCGGTCGTCGATCTACGGTCCGCCGCAAAGGACGAAGCGAACATTGCCTACCGACAGGTCATAGGGGATCGGGAGAAGGCGGACGAGGCGTTCAGCGGAGCCCATCATGTGACCACGGTCGAGTTCTGGAACAACCGGCTCGTGGCCAATTACATGGAGGTTCGTAGCGCCGTCGGTGAATATCGCGACAACCGCTATGTGCTGACCACCGGAACGCAGGGCGTCCATAATTGCAGATCCCAGGTCGCGGCCAGCCTTGGCGTCGAACCGGGCGATGTACATGTGATGACCTATGATGTGGGGGGCGGCTTCGGGCCGAAGAGTTGGGCCTACCGGGAATATGTGCTGGTCTGCGAAGCCGCGCGGCGCCTCGGCTCGCCGGTGAAATGGACAGCCGACCGGACGGACCATTTTCTCACCGATGCTCAGGGCAGGGACAATCTGGTAAGTGCGTCCATGGCGATGGATGAAGAGGGGCGCTTCCTGGGTCTCAGGATCGATCTTCTTGCCAATATGGGGGCCTACACCTCCCGCAACGCGATGCTGATCCCCTATCTCGGCGCGTCCATGGCGACCGGTATCTACGACATTGCGACGCTCGATATGAACATAACCGGCGTCTACACGAACACGGCGCCGGTCGATGCCTATCGCGGAGCGGGACGGCCGGAGGCGGCATTTCTGATTGAGAAATTGGTCGACGTGTGTGCCCGCGAGATGGGGCTGGCGCAGGACGAAATCCGCAGACGCAATTTCATCTCGTCGTTTCCCTACAAGACCCCGGCGGGCCGGAACTATGATGTCGGCGAGCCAGCCGGCCATATGGATGCCGCCATGGACAAAGCGGATTGGAGCGGCTTCGAGACGCGTCTTCAAAAGAGCAGCCAGCAGGGCCGTTTGCGCGGTATCGGCATGGCGACCTACATTGAGGCGTGCGCCTTTGCCGGCTCCGAACCGGCCGACCTGCGTCTCCAGTCCGACGGCCGTCTCCTTCTGCGGATCGGGACGCAGAGCAACGGGCAGGGCCACAAAACGGCGTATGCGCAGTTCATTGCCGATCTTTTCAGCCTGCCGGTCGAACGTATCGCGGTGGAGCAGGGGGACAGCGACGCTCTTCCATCCGGTGGCGGAACGGGCGGCTCACGCTCCATTCCGCTCGGCGGTGTCTCGGTACGCCGCGCCGGCGAAGTCTTGGAAAAAAATCTGAGACAGATTGCTTCGGATGAACTGGAGGCCGATGCCGCCGATCTCGAATTCTTCGAAGACGGGATCCGCGTGGCCGGAACCGATCGGATTCTCAGCCTCTCGGATCTGGCATCGCGGGCGAAGGATCCTTCGCAACTGGTCGTCGTCGAAGAGGTCAAACAGGACGAAGCGACCTATCCGAACGGCACGCATATCTGCGAAGTCGAGATCGATCCGGAGACCGGCAAGACGGTCATTATGAATTATGTTGTGACCGACGATTTCGGTGTGGCGGTCAACCCGCTTCTTCTGGAAGGTCAGGTCATGGGTGGTATCGCACAGGGCATCGGTCAGGCACTGCTTGAGGAAAGCGTCTATTCGCCGGAAGGACAGCTGATCTCGGCCAGCTTCATGGATTACGCCATGCCGCGCGCCGACAATATACCGGGCATCGATTTCTCGATGAGAAATGTGCCATCCACCACCAATGCGATGGGCATCAAGGGGGCGGGCGAGGCCGGCTCGATCGGAGCGACGCCCGCCGTTCTGAATGCGGTGGTGGACGCGCTTCACCGTGCTTATGACGTCACGCATATCGAAATGCCCGCGACGCCTTTGCGCGTCTGGGAAACGATACAGGCCAGCCGAGAGTGA